In Rhinatrema bivittatum unplaced genomic scaffold, aRhiBiv1.1, whole genome shotgun sequence, a single genomic region encodes these proteins:
- the LOC115082429 gene encoding LOW QUALITY PROTEIN: liprin-alpha-2-like (The sequence of the model RefSeq protein was modified relative to this genomic sequence to represent the inferred CDS: inserted 1 base in 1 codon), with the protein MMCEVMPTISEGQPLSPALGPQNGSDSDSNLEQLMVNMLDERDKLLDTLRETQEALGVSQTKMQEVIHERDQLQRQLSSALPQVSSICVTKEFATLTRDLNACREQLLEREDEISELKAERNNTRLLLEHXECLVSRHERSLRMTVVKRQAQSPSGVSSEVEVLKALKSLFEHHKALDEKVRERLRASLQRVAILEEQLAAACEEVRALQQGHPKKQATAGEDEAPWQEGETGPKVLWKQLSNGSVHPEDEESRVVELQELLEKQNGELGQTKDRLSSLGARVEELEEDLTTARKDLVKSEEMNTKHQKDLREALAQKDDMEKRITTLEKRYLAAQREVTSVHDLNDKLENELVNMESLHRQSEDRARNLQERLELAEQRLQQMERRAETLPEVEAELAERIVALRKAEEKHGSIEERLRHLENQLTEKNQELARARQRERMNEEHSKRLSDTVERLLTESNERLQLHLNERMAALDEKGRLANEIEKLHVEVEQLKSKSGVPAESTHASSHVGSTSDVRHLPSSGVEVLPEAVGLSPMLRRTLKGRFPDLQVEATKDLDHVPLPGVPRHHGAHYRQRSGA; encoded by the exons ATGATGTGTGAGGTGATGCCTACCATCAGTGAGGGGCAGCCCCTGAGCCCTGCACTAGGCCCCCAGAATGGATCGGACTCTGACTCAAACTTGGAGCAGCTGATGGTGAACATGCTGGACGAAAGGGACAAGCTGCTGGATACGCTGCGAGAAACCCAGGAAGCACTGGGCGTGTCGCAGACCAaaatgcaggaggtcattcatgAGAGGGATCAGCTGCAGAGGCAACTGAGTAGCGCCCTCCCACAG GTCAGTTCtatatgtgtgaccaag GAGTTTGCAACACTGACCAGAGATTTAAACGCATGCAGGGAGCAGCTTTTGGAGAGAGAAGATGAGATTTCGGAGCTGAAGGCAGAGCGCAATAACACAAGG TTGTTGCTTGAAC CTGAGTGCTTGGTTTCGCGGCACGAGAGGTCACTGAGAATGACCGTGGTCAAGAGGCAGGCTCAGTCTCCCTCTGGCGTTTCCAGTGAAGTAGAAGTTTTAAAAGCCCTGAAATCATTATTTGAGCATCATAAAGCTTTGGACGAGAAG GTGCGAGAGCGTTTGCGTGCATCGCTGCAGAGAGTGGCAATCTTGGAAGAACAGCTGGCAGCTGCCTGTGAGGAG GTGAGAGCCCTGCAGCAGGGCCACCCAAAGAAGCAAGCCACTGCGGGAGAAGATGAGGCACCGTGGCAGGAAGGGGAGACCGGGCCAAAGGTTCTGTGGAAG CAATTATCCAATGGCTCTGTACATCCTGAGGATGAGGAGAGTCGGGTAGTGGAGCTGCAGGAGCTGCTAGAGAAACAGAACGGCGAGCTGGGGCAGACGAAGGACCGCCTGTCCTCACTGGGTGCGAGGGTCGAGGAGCTGGAAGAGGATCTCACCACAGCCAGGAAGGACCTCGTTAAGTCAGAAGAAATGAACACCAAGCACCAGAAGGATCTCCGAGAG GCCCTGGCTCAGAAAGATGATATGGAAAAACGAATCACAACCCTAGAAAAACGCTACTTAGCTGCTCAGAGAGAAGTGACTTCCGTACACGATCTTAATGACAAACTGGAGAATGAGTTGGTCAAcatggaatctttgcatcgccag TCCGAGGACAGGGCCCGGAACCTCCAGGAGCGGCTggagctggcagagcagaggCTGCAGCAGATGGAGAGGAGAGCCGAGACGCTGCCTGAAGTGGAGGCAGAACTTGCTGAGAGGATCGTGGCCCTGAGGAAG GCCGAAGAGAAGCATGGAAGCATCGAGGAACGTCTGCGGCACTTGGAGAATCAGCTAACGGAGAAGAACCAAGAGCTGGCCAGG GCCCGTCAGCGAGAGCGAATGAACGAGGAGCACAGTAAGCGCTTGTCGGACACGGTGGAACGATTACTGACCGAGTCTAATGAACGGTTACAACTGCATCTGAACGAGCGGATGGCGGCCTTGGACGAGAAG ggaaggCTGGCAAACGAAATTGAAAAGTTACACGTTGAGGTTGAGCAGTTGAAATCCAAAAGTGGGGTCCCCGCTGAGAGCACGCATGCAAG CTCACACGTCGGCAGCACTTCGGATGTGAGGCACCTGCCCAGCTCCGGCGTGGAGGTGCTGCCCGAGGCTGTCGGCTTGTCCCCCATGCTGCGACGAACTCTGAAGGGACGGTTTCCAGATCTCCAGGTGGAAGCGACCAAG